From a single Bacillus pumilus genomic region:
- a CDS encoding SDR family oxidoreductase — MVAASSQGIGKAIAFALAKEGADVMLSGRHEHTLEETVKELSPLVKGKLTYQVCDVSDEEQIKALVQAAAGDEKCLDILVNNTGGPKTGTLESLTDEDWLESFQLHLLSYIRLLKEALPYLKKHGARVLNIASMSVKEPIPGLMLSNTFRPAIAGWTKTVAQELAKDGILINTLAPGKIETERVKQLDKHRAQAEKQTAQEIKAQAERAIPLGRYGQPEEFATYAAFLLSEANTYMTGQTLIIDGGLTKSL; from the coding sequence TTGGTCGCTGCAAGCAGTCAAGGTATTGGAAAAGCCATTGCCTTTGCCCTAGCAAAAGAGGGAGCAGATGTGATGCTTTCAGGAAGGCATGAACACACGCTGGAAGAAACGGTTAAAGAATTATCGCCGCTTGTAAAAGGGAAGCTGACTTATCAAGTATGTGATGTGTCTGACGAAGAGCAAATCAAGGCGCTGGTTCAAGCGGCAGCTGGTGACGAGAAGTGCCTAGACATTCTTGTGAACAATACAGGTGGGCCTAAAACAGGGACGCTTGAATCCTTAACAGATGAAGACTGGTTGGAATCATTTCAGCTTCATTTACTCAGCTACATTCGATTATTAAAAGAGGCATTGCCTTATTTGAAAAAACACGGCGCACGTGTGTTAAACATTGCGTCTATGTCAGTGAAAGAACCGATCCCGGGCTTGATGCTGTCAAATACATTTAGACCAGCCATTGCCGGCTGGACAAAAACAGTCGCTCAGGAGCTTGCAAAGGATGGTATTTTAATCAATACCTTAGCTCCAGGGAAAATTGAAACAGAGCGCGTCAAACAGCTGGATAAGCACCGCGCACAGGCAGAGAAACAAACGGCTCAAGAAATCAAAGCACAGGCTGAACGTGCGATTCCGCTTGGGCGTTACGGACAGCCAGAGGAATTTGCGACATATGCAGCTTTTCTTTTATCTGAAGCCAATACATATATGACAGGTCAAACACTCATCATTGATGGTGGATTGACAAAGTCTCTTTAA
- a CDS encoding NAD(P)-dependent oxidoreductase, which yields MTQIKTVGFIGIGVMGHSMAGHLMDAGYEVLVYTRTKEKADALIQKGASWKPAVKDIAEHADAVITMVGYPSDVEEVYLGEEGLVAHATPGTYLIDMTTSKPQLAKEIEMKAKEKGLFALDAPVSGGDVGAKNGTLAIMIGGEKSAYEACLPLFEQMGENIQYQGPAGSGQHTKMCNQIAIAAGMVGVAEAMAYAEKSGLDPEHVLKSITTGAAGSWSLSNLAPRMLKGDFEPGFYVKHFIKDMGIALEEAELMGEEMPGLSLAKSLYEKLSEQGEENSGTQSIYKLWVK from the coding sequence ATGACACAAATCAAAACAGTTGGTTTTATTGGGATTGGTGTAATGGGTCATAGTATGGCAGGACATTTAATGGATGCCGGATATGAAGTTCTCGTTTATACAAGAACGAAAGAGAAAGCAGATGCACTCATTCAAAAAGGCGCATCATGGAAGCCGGCAGTGAAAGACATTGCAGAACATGCCGATGCTGTTATTACAATGGTAGGTTATCCATCAGATGTAGAAGAAGTTTATTTAGGTGAAGAAGGGCTTGTGGCTCATGCTACTCCTGGTACTTATCTCATTGATATGACCACATCGAAGCCTCAGCTGGCAAAAGAAATTGAAATGAAAGCGAAAGAAAAAGGGTTGTTTGCATTAGATGCACCAGTATCTGGCGGCGATGTAGGAGCAAAAAATGGAACGCTTGCCATTATGATTGGCGGTGAAAAATCAGCGTATGAAGCGTGTCTGCCTCTATTTGAGCAAATGGGCGAAAACATTCAATATCAAGGGCCTGCAGGAAGCGGCCAGCATACCAAAATGTGTAACCAAATTGCGATCGCAGCAGGTATGGTAGGTGTTGCAGAGGCCATGGCTTATGCCGAAAAATCAGGACTTGATCCAGAGCACGTGCTCAAAAGCATTACAACAGGCGCGGCAGGAAGCTGGTCCTTGTCAAACCTTGCACCAAGAATGCTGAAAGGCGATTTTGAGCCAGGGTTCTATGTGAAGCATTTTATCAAGGATATGGGCATTGCACTTGAGGAAGCAGAGCTCATGGGAGAAGAGATGCCAGGGCTCTCACTTGCGAAGTCACTTTATGAGAAGCTGAGTGAACAGGGAGAAGAAAACAGCGGCACACAAAGTATATATAAATTATGGGTGAAATAA
- a CDS encoding CAP domain-containing protein: MKKKSFFFSALTAAALITFTGGHSADAKELNLKQVIHVQHQTIDLHTLAAKLHISSDVNKLSKANQKEIEALLNKLIKSGQPVTGTKVVKEVNKAKNEQKQESVKKPTASKPSTPAKQNTSNNNNTKADQKDTAATKADSSLNAFEKEVVELTNKERAKQGLKALSVDSKLSKSARAKSQDMKDKNYFSHTSPTYGSPFDQMKQFGITYKTAGENIAQGQRSPQEVVTAWMNSEGHRANILNKNYTHIGVGYVKSGNYWTQQFIGK, encoded by the coding sequence ATGAAGAAGAAATCATTCTTTTTTTCAGCGCTAACAGCTGCTGCACTCATCACGTTCACTGGAGGACATTCGGCTGATGCGAAGGAGCTTAACCTGAAACAAGTGATACATGTACAGCATCAAACCATTGACCTTCATACATTAGCTGCAAAATTACATATCTCTTCAGATGTAAACAAGCTAAGCAAGGCAAATCAAAAAGAGATCGAAGCTCTATTAAACAAGCTGATCAAAAGCGGTCAACCTGTTACTGGCACAAAAGTGGTGAAAGAAGTAAACAAAGCAAAAAATGAACAAAAACAAGAATCAGTGAAAAAACCTACTGCTTCTAAACCAAGTACACCAGCAAAACAAAACACAAGCAACAATAACAACACAAAAGCTGACCAAAAAGACACAGCAGCAACAAAAGCAGACAGCAGCTTGAATGCATTTGAAAAAGAAGTCGTTGAGCTTACAAACAAAGAGCGTGCAAAGCAAGGATTAAAAGCACTATCTGTTGATTCTAAACTAAGCAAATCTGCTCGTGCAAAATCTCAAGATATGAAAGATAAAAACTATTTCTCTCATACAAGCCCAACTTACGGATCTCCATTTGATCAAATGAAGCAATTCGGGATCACTTACAAAACAGCAGGTGAAAACATTGCCCAAGGTCAAAGATCTCCTCAAGAAGTGGTAACTGCTTGGATGAACAGTGAAGGCCACAGAGCAAACATCTTAAACAAAAACTATACACATATCGGTGTTGGTTATGTGAAATCTGGTAACTACTGGACGCAGCAATTCATCGGAAAATAA
- a CDS encoding peptidoglycan D,D-transpeptidase FtsI family protein: MGEKQHQGGAEQKKIKRRNAWRINLFFFAVFSLFAGLVIKLGVLQIVNGEDYKKQANRTEVKTASYPSPRGKMYDARGRVVVDNESVPAIVYTSESGVKAKDKIKVARKLATYIKMDTDFLRERDIRDFWLASHPKEADKLISKAEQKNLKAKDVYPLQVERVPKEEVKAIENDATEKAVAAIYRRFTGGYAFEPQIVKAMDPNEEKKGDEKVALLDETKESKQTSSVSLTYEEISLVSEHLDELPGVNVINDWTRKYPYEKTLYNVLGGVTTPEQGIIKEREDYYMARGYSRNDRVGKSYLEYQYEDFLNPEKATVQYTQVGGKLLDEIKRTEGRRGLDLALTFDMELQKEVDKIVESELRSASARNYMMDRAFVVMMDPHTGDVLAMSGKKMDGRDVTDYAIGTFTTQYEMGSVVKGATVLGGYQDGMSHNQSYMDTPLFFAGSGGKAKQSYKVLGWVNDLQALQKSSNVYMFQVAMRMAGITYQKDGPLPARPEHLQKMRNYYAQFGLGVKTGIDLPQESSGMQTHPKTVGGLLLDEAIGQYDTYTPLQVAQYMSTIANGGNRVQPRVVKSVHLPTKKDEVGPVVKKYEPKVLNTINNSKADIDRVKMGLKMVTSTGGTAAGRFGQHDVAGKTGTAQTFYYGANRSWWGNATYNLTFGGYYPSSNPKVAFSVVTPYVSDKDSVIKTIPSKIIDKYVELQKKYEKQ; the protein is encoded by the coding sequence GTGGGAGAGAAACAGCATCAAGGTGGTGCCGAGCAGAAAAAAATCAAGCGCCGGAACGCCTGGAGGATTAATCTCTTTTTCTTCGCTGTCTTTAGTTTATTTGCTGGACTTGTGATCAAGCTTGGTGTGCTGCAAATCGTCAATGGTGAGGATTATAAAAAGCAAGCGAACCGAACAGAGGTCAAAACAGCATCATACCCGTCCCCAAGAGGAAAAATGTATGACGCGCGAGGAAGAGTCGTCGTTGATAATGAAAGTGTGCCTGCCATCGTTTATACATCAGAAAGCGGTGTGAAAGCGAAGGATAAGATTAAGGTAGCGAGAAAACTTGCGACTTATATAAAAATGGATACTGATTTTTTAAGAGAGCGTGACATTCGTGATTTTTGGCTGGCAAGCCATCCGAAAGAAGCGGATAAGCTCATTTCAAAAGCAGAGCAAAAGAATCTTAAAGCAAAGGATGTCTACCCGCTTCAAGTAGAGCGCGTGCCTAAGGAAGAGGTCAAGGCGATCGAAAATGATGCCACCGAAAAAGCAGTTGCAGCGATTTATCGAAGGTTTACAGGCGGATATGCTTTTGAGCCTCAAATCGTGAAAGCAATGGACCCGAACGAAGAGAAAAAAGGGGACGAAAAAGTGGCTTTGCTTGATGAAACAAAAGAATCCAAGCAGACGTCATCGGTGAGCTTGACCTATGAAGAGATTTCACTTGTGTCAGAGCATCTTGATGAACTGCCGGGTGTGAATGTCATCAATGATTGGACAAGAAAATATCCGTATGAAAAAACCCTTTATAATGTACTTGGCGGTGTGACTACACCAGAGCAAGGCATCATAAAAGAGCGTGAAGATTACTATATGGCAAGAGGCTACTCACGTAATGACCGGGTAGGGAAGAGCTATTTAGAATATCAATACGAGGATTTTCTGAACCCGGAGAAAGCGACCGTTCAATATACTCAGGTTGGTGGGAAGCTGCTTGATGAAATCAAGCGGACAGAGGGACGAAGAGGACTTGATCTTGCACTGACATTTGATATGGAGCTGCAAAAGGAAGTCGACAAGATCGTCGAATCAGAGCTTAGATCCGCTAGTGCGAGAAACTATATGATGGACCGCGCATTTGTCGTGATGATGGACCCTCACACTGGGGATGTTCTCGCGATGTCTGGCAAGAAAATGGACGGTAGAGACGTCACTGATTATGCCATTGGAACATTTACGACCCAGTATGAAATGGGCTCTGTTGTCAAAGGAGCCACAGTACTTGGCGGTTATCAGGACGGGATGTCGCACAACCAATCCTATATGGATACACCCCTCTTTTTTGCAGGAAGTGGTGGAAAGGCAAAACAGTCTTACAAAGTTCTTGGCTGGGTCAATGACCTTCAGGCTCTCCAAAAAAGTTCAAACGTCTACATGTTCCAAGTAGCGATGAGAATGGCGGGCATCACCTATCAAAAGGATGGTCCGTTACCTGCAAGACCAGAGCATCTACAAAAAATGAGAAATTACTATGCGCAATTCGGCCTTGGTGTGAAAACAGGGATCGATCTGCCGCAGGAATCAAGCGGGATGCAGACACATCCTAAGACGGTCGGCGGACTTTTGCTCGATGAAGCAATTGGTCAGTATGATACGTATACACCGCTTCAAGTGGCCCAGTACATGTCAACGATCGCCAATGGAGGAAATCGGGTTCAACCAAGAGTGGTGAAAAGCGTTCACCTTCCAACAAAGAAGGATGAAGTAGGCCCAGTCGTGAAAAAATATGAGCCGAAGGTATTGAACACGATTAACAACTCGAAAGCAGATATTGACCGCGTCAAAATGGGACTGAAAATGGTCACATCAACAGGTGGAACTGCTGCTGGCCGTTTTGGTCAGCATGATGTCGCAGGAAAAACAGGCACAGCCCAAACCTTTTACTATGGTGCCAACCGCAGCTGGTGGGGGAATGCCACGTACAATTTAACCTTTGGAGGATATTATCCTTCTTCCAATCCGAAGGTGGCTTTTAGTGTCGTGACGCCTTACGTCTCAGATAAAGATTCTGTCATTAAAACCATTCCAAGTAAAATTATTGATAAGTACGTTGAATTACAAAAGAAATATGAAAAGCAGTAA
- a CDS encoding PAS domain-containing sensor histidine kinase, with translation MEQKMKDSNQLYSNIDLHAVLSSNGRFLYISSNCKQLLLYEQKDLLGCFLKDFVHTEDQFLVESYFYNQHMLEICHFRLIRSDLTAVWIEASIDFIACDELDSDLSREMILKMRVLDAEPQKAAFQTTAEVSEQSLGSLPVFQHVSEAEKLIAMLPNPLCITILGEIVYANDAMLQLMGVCTRDDMIGKSAFDFIAEEYHDIVRSRITRLQEGLPVGMIEQIWKRKDGSSIHIEVKSSPTIYQNQRAELLLLVDISSRKKFQTVLQKSRERYQLLIQNSIDTIAVIHDHKWVFMNESGIKLFEAEHYDKLIGKDIFHQIHSCDQPKVKKSISRIIERVSDSEIVTMSCHTFKHKLIYTEMVCIPTTFFGETAVQIILRDISERKQTEELMLRSEKLSIAGQLAAGIAHEIRNPLTAIKGFLQLIKPKTKDRDQYFDIVFSELSRIEIILSELLMLAKPQQTASMQTLDLKKIISEVTALLETQANLNGILMNTTEIEDGLLMNGDQNQLKQVFINLIKNAVESMPDGGKVDITAKAERDGILVTIRDEGIGIPESVMKRIGEPFLTTKEKGTGLGLMVTFNILENHNGTIRVDSHPEKGTVFHIMFPAK, from the coding sequence ATGGAACAAAAAATGAAAGATTCGAATCAGCTTTATTCGAATATCGATTTACATGCCGTTCTTTCTTCTAATGGCCGCTTTCTCTACATTTCTTCTAACTGTAAGCAGCTTTTGCTCTATGAACAAAAGGATTTACTAGGGTGTTTTTTGAAAGACTTTGTTCATACCGAAGATCAATTTCTCGTCGAAAGTTATTTCTACAATCAGCACATGCTGGAGATTTGCCACTTTAGACTGATTAGAAGTGATCTGACAGCTGTATGGATTGAAGCTAGTATTGATTTTATCGCTTGTGATGAGTTAGACAGTGATTTAAGTAGAGAAATGATCCTAAAAATGAGGGTGCTGGATGCTGAACCGCAAAAAGCAGCATTTCAAACAACAGCAGAAGTGTCAGAACAGTCGTTAGGCAGTCTGCCGGTTTTCCAACATGTCAGTGAAGCTGAAAAATTGATTGCCATGCTGCCAAATCCGTTATGTATTACGATTTTAGGGGAAATTGTGTATGCGAATGATGCGATGCTGCAATTAATGGGGGTATGTACAAGAGATGACATGATCGGCAAATCTGCATTTGACTTTATCGCAGAGGAGTACCATGACATTGTGAGAAGCCGAATTACGAGGCTGCAAGAAGGTCTCCCAGTCGGGATGATTGAACAGATATGGAAGCGGAAAGATGGGAGCAGTATTCATATCGAAGTGAAGTCATCACCTACAATTTATCAAAATCAGCGTGCAGAGCTTTTGCTGTTAGTAGATATCTCATCCCGTAAGAAATTCCAAACCGTTCTGCAAAAAAGCCGAGAACGGTATCAGCTGCTCATCCAAAACTCCATTGATACGATTGCGGTCATTCACGATCACAAATGGGTGTTTATGAATGAATCAGGCATCAAACTATTTGAAGCCGAGCATTACGATAAATTAATAGGAAAAGATATTTTCCATCAAATCCATTCCTGTGACCAGCCAAAAGTGAAAAAGAGCATATCACGTATTATTGAAAGAGTATCAGATTCTGAGATTGTTACAATGAGCTGTCATACGTTTAAACACAAGCTGATTTATACAGAAATGGTGTGTATCCCAACTACATTTTTTGGAGAAACAGCCGTTCAAATTATTTTAAGAGATATATCCGAACGTAAGCAAACAGAAGAGCTCATGCTTCGCTCTGAAAAATTATCGATCGCAGGACAATTGGCGGCTGGCATTGCACATGAGATCAGGAACCCATTGACCGCCATCAAAGGTTTTTTGCAGCTCATTAAACCGAAAACAAAAGATCGCGATCAATATTTCGACATTGTTTTCTCTGAGCTGAGCCGGATAGAGATTATTTTAAGTGAGCTGCTTATGCTGGCAAAGCCGCAGCAAACGGCATCGATGCAGACACTTGATTTGAAAAAAATCATCAGTGAAGTCACGGCTTTATTAGAAACACAAGCAAACTTAAATGGCATTTTAATGAACACAACTGAGATAGAAGACGGTCTCCTTATGAATGGGGATCAAAATCAGCTCAAGCAGGTGTTTATCAATTTAATTAAAAATGCTGTAGAATCCATGCCGGATGGAGGTAAGGTCGACATTACGGCCAAAGCAGAACGAGATGGGATTCTTGTCACCATTCGTGATGAAGGGATCGGCATTCCTGAATCGGTCATGAAGCGAATAGGAGAGCCCTTTTTAACCACAAAGGAAAAAGGCACCGGCCTTGGTCTCATGGTGACATTTAATATTTTAGAAAATCATAATGGGACAATCCGTGTGGATAGTCATCCTGAAAAGGGTACCGTATTTCACATCATGTTTCCTGCAAAATAA
- a CDS encoding aminotransferase A: protein MEHLLNPRVKDIEISGIRTFSNLVSSYEDVVSLTIGQPDFYTPHHVKTAAKAAIDENFTSYTHNAGFLELRQAIKQYIKKKVNLDYDAESEIIVTTGASQAIDAAFRTILTEGDEVILPGPVYPGYEPIIRMCGGTPVHIDTTNAGFKLNAKLIEDALTEKTKCVVLPYPSNPTGVTLSEEELKEIAQLLEGKDIFILSDEIYSELTFDRPHHSIASFLKEQTIVINGLSKSHSMTGWRIGFLFASAPIAKHVLKVHQYNVSCASAVSQKAALEAVTNGVDDALIMREQYKKRLDYVYDRLISMGLPVIKPSGAFYIFPSIESFGMSSFDFCMELLERTRLAVVPGSAFSPLGEGYVRLSYAYSLETLKEGLDRLEQFVIEKRTIHLTD, encoded by the coding sequence ATGGAGCATTTGCTGAATCCAAGAGTAAAGGATATTGAAATTTCAGGCATTCGAACATTTTCAAATCTCGTATCGTCATATGAGGATGTCGTTTCATTGACGATAGGCCAGCCCGATTTTTATACGCCGCATCATGTCAAAACAGCCGCCAAAGCAGCCATTGACGAGAATTTCACTTCGTACACTCATAATGCTGGTTTCCTAGAGCTAAGACAAGCAATAAAGCAATACATCAAGAAGAAAGTCAATCTTGATTATGATGCAGAGTCAGAAATCATCGTCACGACAGGAGCAAGTCAGGCGATTGATGCTGCGTTTCGAACCATTTTGACTGAAGGTGACGAGGTCATTTTACCTGGACCTGTATACCCCGGCTATGAACCGATCATTCGAATGTGCGGCGGGACTCCCGTTCATATTGATACAACGAATGCTGGCTTTAAATTAAATGCCAAGCTGATTGAGGATGCATTAACGGAAAAGACAAAGTGTGTGGTGCTTCCTTATCCTTCGAATCCAACTGGTGTCACACTTTCAGAGGAAGAATTGAAAGAGATTGCTCAGCTTCTTGAAGGAAAAGACATCTTTATTTTATCTGACGAAATTTACAGCGAGCTGACATTTGATCGGCCGCATCATTCCATTGCTTCTTTCTTAAAAGAACAGACCATTGTGATCAACGGACTGTCTAAATCTCATAGCATGACCGGTTGGAGAATTGGCTTTTTATTTGCTTCAGCTCCAATTGCTAAACATGTATTAAAAGTACATCAATATAACGTGTCTTGTGCCTCGGCTGTGTCACAAAAGGCGGCACTTGAAGCTGTGACAAATGGTGTGGATGATGCACTGATTATGAGAGAGCAATATAAGAAGAGACTCGATTATGTATATGATCGGCTCATTTCTATGGGGCTTCCGGTCATTAAACCTTCTGGCGCTTTTTATATTTTCCCTTCCATTGAATCGTTCGGGATGAGTTCCTTTGATTTTTGCATGGAGCTGTTAGAACGTACAAGACTTGCTGTCGTTCCGGGTTCTGCTTTCTCTCCACTTGGCGAGGGGTATGTGCGTCTGTCCTATGCTTATTCACTCGAAACACTAAAAGAAGGACTTGACCGCCTAGAACAATTTGTCATTGAAAAACGTACAATACATTTAACTGACTGA
- a CDS encoding cation diffusion facilitator family transporter, with protein sequence MEQSAKTSKIAFLSVMSNTFVVILKIIVGLLTGSVAVLSEAIHSFLDLMASFIAFISVRISRKPADSKHPYGHGKVENISGTIETLLIFVAGIWIIYECVHKLMHPEPVKLPVLGIVVMLIGALINFVVSRAVNKEAERVHSVAMKSNALHLLTDVYTSLGVAVSLLLVALTDWYFLDPIIGMILALFIMREAFKLMKEAFPPLVDARLTPSEEQSIEAIIQGFSQEFIEYHDFRTRRSGAEEYIDFHLIVDGKTTIEDVHQLCDRIEEKIQQEFPHGQIFIHVEPESERSTQT encoded by the coding sequence ATGGAACAATCAGCAAAGACATCGAAAATAGCATTTCTATCCGTCATGAGCAACACATTTGTTGTCATTTTAAAAATCATTGTGGGGCTGTTAACTGGATCTGTTGCGGTGTTATCAGAAGCCATTCATTCCTTTCTCGATTTAATGGCATCTTTTATTGCATTTATCTCTGTTCGTATTTCAAGAAAGCCAGCAGATTCTAAGCATCCTTATGGGCATGGAAAAGTCGAGAATATTTCTGGAACGATTGAGACGCTGTTGATTTTTGTTGCTGGCATTTGGATCATATACGAATGCGTTCACAAATTAATGCATCCAGAGCCAGTCAAGCTACCTGTACTTGGTATTGTGGTGATGCTGATAGGCGCGCTCATCAATTTTGTCGTGTCGAGGGCTGTGAACAAAGAGGCGGAAAGGGTCCATTCTGTCGCCATGAAATCGAATGCGCTGCACCTGTTAACAGATGTGTATACGTCATTAGGGGTGGCAGTCAGTTTATTGCTTGTCGCATTAACTGACTGGTATTTCCTAGATCCGATCATTGGAATGATACTTGCTCTTTTTATTATGCGTGAAGCATTTAAACTCATGAAAGAAGCCTTTCCGCCGCTTGTAGATGCCCGGCTCACACCTAGCGAAGAACAATCGATAGAAGCGATCATTCAAGGATTCAGCCAAGAGTTCATCGAATATCATGATTTTCGAACAAGGCGATCTGGTGCAGAGGAATATATTGATTTCCATTTGATTGTAGATGGAAAAACAACGATTGAAGATGTTCATCAATTATGTGATCGAATTGAAGAAAAGATCCAGCAAGAATTTCCTCATGGACAAATCTTTATTCATGTAGAACCTGAAAGTGAAAGAAGCACGCAAACGTAA
- a CDS encoding RDD family protein, with protein METNITEPHIQEKKHPEIAGVGYRFLAHLLDGIIIGVPYSFIMFILATVFFVSSPEAAWMMDEDSYYYSTTVMTDEEWAVIMGLIFFYIGAILIGIVVTWLYYAIMESSKLQGTLGKMALGIKVTKVSGEKVTFGRATGRFFAKGFLSPILYIGYIIAFFTEKKQALHDLIASTIVVKK; from the coding sequence ATGGAAACAAACATAACAGAACCACACATTCAAGAAAAGAAGCATCCTGAGATAGCAGGCGTAGGCTATCGTTTTCTTGCACATCTTTTGGACGGTATCATCATCGGTGTACCATATTCTTTTATTATGTTTATTTTGGCAACAGTCTTTTTTGTCTCAAGTCCAGAGGCAGCATGGATGATGGATGAAGACAGCTATTACTATTCCACAACCGTTATGACAGATGAAGAATGGGCAGTTATTATGGGACTTATTTTCTTCTATATAGGAGCGATCTTGATCGGTATCGTGGTGACATGGCTTTATTACGCCATTATGGAATCATCTAAGCTGCAAGGAACACTTGGCAAGATGGCTCTTGGGATTAAAGTAACAAAAGTATCGGGCGAAAAAGTCACGTTCGGCCGTGCAACTGGCCGCTTTTTTGCTAAAGGCTTTTTGTCTCCGATCTTGTATATTGGTTACATCATTGCCTTTTTCACAGAAAAAAAACAAGCACTTCACGATTTAATTGCAAGTACCATTGTTGTGAAGAAATAA